A genomic stretch from Hemibagrus wyckioides isolate EC202008001 linkage group LG18, SWU_Hwy_1.0, whole genome shotgun sequence includes:
- the jam3b gene encoding junctional adhesion molecule 3B encodes MPHLSISARMPCPAQLTRACSVCQGSVAAVNVALSLSLSLSLSLSLSLSHPPNRPSLCACTAHSPHYIHTKMALMRLACLLALLSIQCYVSILAVVLKTANSSPWANEFESTELSCQIESISTTAPRIEWKKIKNGITSYVYFENKISGDLANRAKIREPATLVILNATRLDTASYRCEVTAPEDVRNFDEILISLAIRVKPVIPRCTVPTSVPVGKSAELTCVENEGFPKSQYQWFRNKEELRDPKSSTKFSNSSYVLNSETGVLKFSAVRKEDAGQYYCKAKNEAGVAECNPQMMEVYDLNVVGIVLGVLVVVVVLLFIIVGICCAYRRGFFAVEKQTGSNYKAPGKTDGVDYIRTDDEGDFKHKSSFVI; translated from the exons tgcgctctctctctctctctctctctccctctctctctccctctctctctctcatcctcctaACAGACCCTCACTTTGCGCATGTACGGCTCATTCTCCACATTACATCCACACCAAGATGGCGTTAATGCGGCTGGCTTGTCTTCTGGCTCTCCTCTCCATACAAT GCTATGTCAGCATCTTGGCAGTGGTACTGAAAACTGCAAATTCTTCACCATGGGCCAATGAGTTTGAAT CAACTGAACTGTCCTGTCAGATAGAGTCAATCTCCACAACCGCTCCCAGGATTGAATGGAAgaagattaagaatgggataaCAAGTTATGTCTATTTCGAAAACAAAATTTCAG GTGACTTGGCGAACAGAGCAAAGATTCGAGAGCCTGCGACTTTAGTCATTCTTAATGCAACAAGATTAGACACCGCATCGTACCGCTGTGAAGTCACGGCCCCTGAAGACGTGAGGAACTTTGATGAGATTCTTATAAGCCTCGCCATCAGGG TAAAGCCAGTGATTCCTCGGTGCACCGTGCCCACGTCTGTGCCGGTGGGGAAATCAGCCGAGTTGACATGTGTGGAGAACGAGGGCTTCCCCAAGTCCCAGTACCAGTGGTTCCGCAACAAAGAGGAGCTCAGGGACCCCAAGAGCAGCACAAAGTTCTCGAACTCATCCTATGTGCTGAACAGCGAAACGGGCGTGCTG aAATTCAGTGCAGTGAGGAAAGAGGACGCCGGTCAGTACTACTGCAAAGCCAAGAATGAGGCAGGAGTGGCCGAGTGCAACCCACAGATGATGGAAGTCT ATGACCTGAATGTTGTTGGCATCGTTCTGGGTGTgctggtggtagtggtggtgctgTTGTTCATAATTGTGGGCATCTGCTGTGCATACAGGAGAGGTTTTTTTGCTGTCGAGAAGCAGACAGGAAGCAA TTACAAAGCACCAGGAAAGACTGATGGAGTGGATTACATCCGAACAGATGATGAG GGTGACTTCAAACACAAATCATCGTTTGTCATCTAA